The Pyrodictium delaneyi genome contains a region encoding:
- the hcp gene encoding hydroxylamine reductase: MKCNQCSMSLPGGCTIAGVCGKDPDLNSLQEALIYGIKGVAAYYYHAYELGYKDDEIGFFLSKALYSTLTNVNFNKGRFIELILETGRMHLKAMELLDKAYVETFGAPTPVEVPTGTEEGHGILVTGHSYKALYELLKQIREMGLEDEIKVYTHSEMLPAHSYPRIREFKALYGNWGGSWVYQKQEFSEFPGVILGTTNCVLQPLKQYADRIYTTGIAGLEGVPHIDDYNFENLIKHALKTPKMKRVENGKIVTGFHHTNVLPLIDKVIDLINEGKIRHIFVIGGCDVPNPKMSYYEKLTQMVPKDSIILTAACGKFRYNRRDYGTIEGIPRFMDFGQCNNVYSIIVLAAELAKRLGKDLNQLPVSIVLSWMEQKAVAILYTLLYLGIKGIYIGPKPPEFLTPSVFEELRKKFDLRLISTPEEDLPKMLAKGSTLSSDSPLTA, translated from the coding sequence ATGAAGTGTAACCAATGCAGCATGAGTTTGCCAGGCGGTTGTACAATAGCAGGCGTCTGTGGTAAAGACCCGGACCTCAACTCGCTCCAGGAGGCTCTCATCTACGGAATAAAGGGCGTAGCAGCATACTATTACCACGCCTACGAACTGGGCTACAAGGATGACGAGATAGGCTTCTTCCTATCCAAGGCGTTGTACTCGACACTGACTAACGTGAACTTCAACAAAGGGCGCTTCATCGAACTAATACTAGAGACTGGCAGGATGCACCTTAAGGCTATGGAGCTACTGGACAAGGCATACGTTGAGACGTTTGGGGCCCCGACACCCGTCGAGGTCCCCACAGGGACGGAGGAGGGGCACGGAATACTCGTCACCGGACACTCCTACAAGGCGCTATACGAGCTACTCAAGCAGATCAGGGAGATGGGGCTCGAGGACGAAATAAAGGTCTACACGCACTCCGAGATGCTCCCGGCACACTCCTATCCAAGGATCCGCGAGTTCAAGGCGCTCTACGGCAACTGGGGAGGAAGCTGGGTCTACCAGAAGCAGGAGTTTAGCGAGTTCCCCGGGGTAATCCTCGGCACCACTAACTGTGTGCTGCAGCCCCTCAAACAGTACGCTGATAGGATCTACACCACGGGTATCGCGGGCCTGGAGGGGGTACCGCACATAGACGACTACAATTTCGAGAATCTGATAAAGCACGCCCTCAAAACGCCAAAGATGAAGAGAGTCGAGAATGGTAAGATAGTAACTGGGTTCCATCACACAAATGTACTTCCGCTAATAGACAAGGTGATAGACCTAATAAACGAGGGTAAGATACGCCACATATTCGTCATAGGTGGCTGCGACGTACCTAACCCCAAGATGAGCTACTACGAGAAGCTCACCCAGATGGTGCCGAAGGACTCGATAATACTCACAGCTGCTTGTGGAAAGTTCCGCTACAACCGCCGCGACTACGGCACCATAGAGGGTATACCACGGTTCATGGACTTCGGCCAGTGCAACAACGTCTACTCGATAATAGTGCTGGCAGCCGAGCTGGCAAAGAGGCTCGGAAAGGACCTCAACCAGCTACCAGTAAGCATAGTGTTGAGCTGGATGGAGCAGAAGGCTGTCGCGATACTCTACACACTCCTATACCTAGGCATAAAGGGGATATACATAGGGCCGAAGCCCCCCGAGTTCCTCACGCCCAGCGTATTCGAGGAGCTGAGGAAGAAGTTCGACCTACGGCTAATAAGCACCCCCGAAGAAGACCTCCCCAAGATGCTCGCCAAGGGCTCAACATTATCCAGCGACTCACCGCTAACAGCCTAG
- a CDS encoding transcriptional regulator → MKINAFELASRYVYPSVRRRLVEKLSEKGLTQTEIAKLLRITQSAVSRYLSVERGHALDLKSYSDIDEQLEKLAEEIVSRKPDEYHIHYQLVRITLEVLRRGYACQLHAMVDPGLDPAKCRACIELFNSPQLASY, encoded by the coding sequence ATGAAGATCAACGCCTTCGAATTAGCCTCCCGTTATGTCTATCCCTCGGTGAGAAGACGTCTCGTCGAGAAGCTTAGCGAGAAAGGTCTAACCCAGACAGAAATAGCTAAGCTACTTCGCATAACTCAGTCAGCGGTTTCCCGTTATCTATCGGTAGAACGAGGCCACGCGTTAGACCTCAAGTCCTATTCAGACATAGATGAACAGCTAGAAAAATTAGCAGAAGAGATAGTTTCAAGAAAGCCCGACGAATACCACATACACTACCAACTGGTACGCATAACGCTTGAAGTACTTAGACGAGGTTATGCATGCCAGCTCCACGCCATGGTAGATCCTGGGCTTGACCCCGCGAAGTGCAGAGCATGTATAGAATTATTCAATTCTCCACAGCTAGCATCGTACTAG
- a CDS encoding mechanosensitive ion channel family protein, whose protein sequence is MAPNMTLSLPGGWETLASDIALAAAVIIASIFVALIVRQFMRRSLQPRLPTYVYKPMENMVFYGILLLGIVSALSPFGISLSGLLVAGGFAGLVVGLASQQTVSNLISGIFLLVEQPLRIGDPVTVENVSGVVVDINILSTRVRTWDGYIVRIPNSTVFNALITNYQRTRARRVELKIGIHYRSDLDKAIQVLRAMMEEHPYCLVNPAPEVFVSDYSNSAVVLTARCWAPPQVWFKTKVELQTMVKKRLEEAGIEIPFPQLDLHIRDSAPLPIRIEESSNDRKPS, encoded by the coding sequence GTGGCACCTAACATGACTCTAAGTCTCCCAGGTGGTTGGGAGACGCTAGCGAGCGATATAGCACTAGCAGCAGCTGTCATAATCGCAAGCATCTTCGTGGCACTCATTGTAAGGCAGTTTATGAGGAGAAGCCTTCAGCCTCGGCTCCCCACCTACGTCTATAAGCCGATGGAGAATATGGTGTTTTACGGTATACTGTTGCTCGGTATAGTCTCAGCACTATCGCCGTTTGGGATAAGCCTCTCCGGCCTGCTGGTAGCTGGCGGCTTCGCGGGCCTCGTGGTAGGTCTTGCCTCGCAACAGACGGTATCCAACCTTATCAGCGGCATCTTCCTACTGGTAGAGCAACCCCTCCGTATAGGCGACCCTGTGACAGTGGAGAACGTGAGCGGTGTCGTGGTGGATATCAACATTCTCTCGACCAGGGTCAGGACGTGGGACGGCTACATAGTTAGGATACCAAACTCCACGGTATTCAACGCCCTGATAACTAACTACCAGCGTACCCGGGCGCGCCGCGTCGAACTAAAGATAGGCATTCACTACCGTAGTGACCTCGATAAGGCGATCCAAGTGCTCCGCGCGATGATGGAGGAGCACCCCTATTGCCTCGTTAACCCAGCACCCGAGGTATTCGTCAGCGACTACTCTAACTCTGCCGTGGTGCTCACAGCCCGCTGCTGGGCGCCGCCACAGGTATGGTTTAAAACAAAGGTAGAGCTACAGACAATGGTAAAGAAGAGGCTAGAAGAGGCGGGTATCGAGATACCATTCCCGCAGTTAGACCTGCATATTAGGGACTCAGCACCTCTGCCCATACGCATAGAGGAATCATCGAATGATCGAAAGCCAAGCTGA
- a CDS encoding DUF432 domain-containing protein, which produces MQEEAPPGARLVLEPGGELTFGRIRARLGSDGSLEACDDYGCIKARVPHGSSVFMDPVPPLNRPSRISNCLYIEFEEQLIVPGGRSSFWTTAPYEFMVHVNGIVLGYLSPLRVKYTLIGDIVDGVVCRYHRAIVTSSHRELTAGGGLGLVSVRFRGSPGKVPGIGFYAAGAPLFTNGSFVYYPEIEAEVDQLRLSVRATQRPPLSGLREARRARLRAGGLLPQVFVVTLEGA; this is translated from the coding sequence TTGCAGGAAGAGGCGCCGCCAGGGGCAAGGCTTGTACTAGAACCTGGCGGCGAGCTAACCTTCGGAAGGATACGTGCACGACTTGGCAGTGACGGCTCGCTCGAGGCATGTGACGACTATGGCTGTATAAAGGCGCGGGTCCCCCATGGTAGTAGTGTGTTCATGGACCCGGTGCCCCCGCTCAACAGGCCTTCGAGGATCTCGAACTGCCTCTACATAGAGTTCGAGGAGCAACTAATCGTGCCGGGCGGGCGTAGCAGCTTCTGGACTACAGCACCCTACGAGTTCATGGTCCACGTAAACGGTATCGTGCTCGGCTACCTCTCGCCCCTCAGGGTAAAGTACACGCTTATCGGCGATATAGTTGATGGCGTGGTTTGTCGTTACCACCGTGCCATAGTTACTAGTAGCCATCGAGAATTAACAGCAGGTGGCGGCCTAGGACTAGTCTCCGTAAGATTCCGTGGCTCGCCCGGCAAGGTCCCTGGTATAGGCTTCTACGCGGCGGGTGCCCCATTGTTCACTAACGGCAGCTTCGTTTACTATCCTGAAATCGAGGCAGAAGTAGACCAGCTAAGACTATCGGTAAGGGCTACTCAGAGACCCCCACTGAGTGGACTGAGGGAAGCAAGACGTGCCCGCCTACGAGCAGGTGGATTGCTACCACAAGTGTTCGTAGTCACGCTAGAGGGGGCGTAA